The Aspergillus fumigatus Af293 chromosome 5, whole genome shotgun sequence nucleotide sequence AACATCGCCTCTCTTAGAACATCCGGGCTTGCCGCGGAGGGGGGGTAAGACGAAGCGAAGCGCTGTTTACTAGTCAGCACCGAATTCCCCCCACGACTCTTGCTTTCGCATTCTTATATTCGCGCATCTTATCTAATCAGTCTGGGgtaaagaaaacaaaaaaaaaaggagacaCCGAGTGGAGTCTTGCACGCAGGACACCCGACTTTCAGAATGCCTTTGTGGCGTACCAAATCCCACCACAGCCAGGCGGAGAGCGATGCCTCGTCGATACAACCGGCCGAATACGGCGAGAACGACCCGGCTGCGTCGGCTTCGCAGGCGGCCGGGACGGCGTGGCTCGTCGGCCACTTGAATCACCTCACGCCggaccaggaggagaagctgaaggagttCAAGGCGCTGTGTGACCGGAATGGGTACTATAAGCCGGAAGGGCAGGGTGAGGGTGGGAAGGCCAGTCATGATGATGCGACTATGCTGTGCGTTTCCTCCTTTTTGAAAAATCGCATGCTGAAGGGTTACAAACAGGCGATTTCTACGCGCGCGTAAGTTCGATGTGGATGGCGCTTGGGGCCAGTTCAAAGATACAGAGGATTGGCGCAAGGAGAATGCCATCGAGGAGCTATATGCGAACATTGAAGTGGACTCGTACGATGCCGCGCGACGGATGGTAAGTCTGGGGACCTAATACGCGCTGTGTTCAATTGAGCCCGTGGATGAACAAACTTACTGACCCTGGTTCGCGGTATGGATATAGTATCCACAATGGACAGGTCGTCGGGACCGGCGCGGTATTCCCATTTACGTGTTCGAGATCAAGCATCTGAACAGCAAGAATATGGCCGCTTATAACTCCACGATGACTGACCCCGCCTCGACGGCCGAGACACATCAGTCCTCGACGGTGCCGCAGCGCCTGCTGCGCCTTTTCGCCCTCTACGAGAATCTTCTCCGCTTCGTCATGCCACTATGCAGTCAGCTCCCGCGCCCTCACCCCGAGACGCCGATCGTCTCGTCAACGAACATCGTCGATGTCAGCGGAGTTGGGCTTAAGCAGTTCTGGAACCTGAAGGGGCACATGCAGGATGCGAGCGTCTTAGCTACAGCGCATTACCCAGAAACTCTGGACCGGATCTTTGTACGTTTTCTTCCTTCGCCCCACGACCTATTGACCCAGCTGTCTAACATCTACCTGCTAGATTATCGGCGCCCCCGCCTTCTTCCCAACCGTCTGGGGCTGGATCAAGCGCTGGTTCGATCCAGTCACGACCTCCAAGATCTTCATCTTATCCGCCGCAGAGGTAAAACCCACCCTCACCTCCTTCATGGACCCCTCCAGCATCCCCAAGCAATATGGCGGCGAACTCGACTGGCAGTGGGGTGATATGCCGAACCTCGACGAGCCCGCACGCGAACTGGTCGGCGCGCTGGAGATCCCTCCTGCCGAAGGCGAGACCAAGCCTTCTTTCACCAAGGGGCCCGTCCTGTTCAAGGGCGACCACGTCGAAATCCTCGGCAAGGTCAACGGCAAGAGCAGACAAAGGACTGTTCCTGTGCCTATGCCTGccaagcaagaagagaaCACGAACACACCGGATGTAGAACTGGAGGCCAAGATGGCTGCTACGAGCCTAGCGCCAGCCGCATCTTCAACAGAGCAATCTGAGGTTCAGTCGGAGAATGAAAACGAAAAGGTGGCGTTGGACAACGTTGCCGCGGAGAAGGTTGCTAACCCGACTGCTCAGACGGTATCTGCTTAGTACCGTAAACATAAATTTCCCTTTCGGtttttcttcatctcctggtCCGGGCAGGATCAGTCGCTTAATCTTCATTCATCAGGCGTCAATGGGCGATTACATAGACCTATCGCGTTGAACGGGGCATGTCATAGAAAGACGATTGCATCTATTCCTTGTTCGGTCGCATATTGCGGATGTTCATTCGGCATCTTGCATACGTTACTTAGTGTTTGCTAGTTATCGGTTGCGTCAATCGATTAGCGGTATCATCTTCCCAACTCCGCCTCTTCTATCCAGAGTACTTGCATCGGTTAATTCTCTAAGTCTCATCAGGTTATATTAGGTCAACAGCAGTTCAATAAACACAATCATGAAGAGAAGTTGTATAGATTGAGCCTGTTTCTCTATCTTTTTCTAGGCTGCCTTCCACAGCAGATTGGTCTGCTTCCTCCGCACCTGTAGATTGGTCAGTATTTTGAAGGTCATGTGGCGTACACGCGGGGGTAAGTGTGGGCGGAAGGTCAGGGAAACCGTACCATTGGCGCCAAGATAATCACACCTACGCTCAAAGCCAAAACTGTCATGATGAGCTGCAACTTCGAGAATCCCTTGCCGAGGACATCGAATGCCTGGCTGGGAGTGGCCCGCGTGCCAAAGACGTCCCCTCCAAACGCGAAGATCAAGCTTGTACTCTCGAGCAAAGTTGGGCTAGAGAGGACGGCCTTGATGCCTGCGACATCGCGGTTGTGTGAGAGGTACCACTTCCCGTCGAACTCGAGGACGGGGTTGTACTTGAACAGaccctcctcggcctcggtgGAGGTTGGGTCCCGTTCAACAGGCCGCCGGGGGTCTAGCACCGGGCGGGGGATGCCAACGATCGAGTTCGAAGCTGGGAGCGTGCAGAGAAGTTGGCGGGTTGTGATGCCTTGTCGGGTTTGCGTGACGGCCATGTGCGAGATGGGTTCGGGGATGATGAAGGCTTGGGAAATCACATGAGGCAGTGGGAGGATGTTACTACCGTGGATGCTAGAGTAGTTCGATGCAGAGCCCAACGGGCCACGGTCGTTGGGAAGGGGCGACTCGTAGAGCTCTGAAACCACCAGCTGATAACCCTTGGCGTCTGACGGGGTTAGTGGATCGCCATAGAAGGAGTAAACGAACCAATTCTCGGAGATGGTAGAAGCAATAGGTTGACTGGTATCAACGCCCTTCTGAGTGCTGCTGTGAAGGATTCTCCCGGAAATGGCGTCCAGTAAGTAGAATGTGGCTGTGTTGTCTTCACCCGCAGCCGTGATCAGAGCCAGGTTCGGGTTCAAGTACTTGTAAAGAACAGACCTGTCGCCCAGAACTTTGCCGATAGACGCAACGGGGTCGTGCGCGGGGCGTGCAATAGCGCGTATGATCTTCTGTCCCTGAGCAGGCAGGAATTCCCAGACAGGCGTTTTGTTGTCAGCGGCACTCCATCCCAGGACACGGCCATCGGCACTGAGAGTCACGAAAAAGCCAGGTTTTTCCAAAGGCTCTACTGGCACACCATCCTCCTTGACGCCGATGGT carries:
- a CDS encoding SEC14 family lipid-binding protein, producing MPLWRTKSHHSQAESDASSIQPAEYGENDPAASASQAAGTAWLVGHLNHLTPDQEEKLKEFKALCDRNGYYKPEGQGEGGKASHDDATMLRFLRARKFDVDGAWGQFKDTEDWRKENAIEELYANIEVDSYDAARRMYPQWTGRRDRRGIPIYVFEIKHLNSKNMAAYNSTMTDPASTAETHQSSTVPQRLLRLFALYENLLRFVMPLCSQLPRPHPETPIVSSTNIVDVSGVGLKQFWNLKGHMQDASVLATAHYPETLDRIFIIGAPAFFPTVWGWIKRWFDPVTTSKIFILSAAEVKPTLTSFMDPSSIPKQYGGELDWQWGDMPNLDEPARELVGALEIPPAEGETKPSFTKGPVLFKGDHVEILGKVNGKSRQRTVPVPMPAKQEENTNTPDVELEAKMAATSLAPAASSTEQSEVQSENENEKVALDNVAAEKVANPTAQTVSA